The Tripterygium wilfordii isolate XIE 37 chromosome 4, ASM1340144v1, whole genome shotgun sequence genome has a window encoding:
- the LOC119996636 gene encoding ATP-dependent 6-phosphofructokinase 3-like: MDKTSISSLNSHFLNPSVRGISRKYSAVSFTSSGSRSVPGSRIGSPTRAMASTNINPSDMKIVTGEAGYVLEDVPHLRDYIPDLPTYPNPLQHNPAYSVVKQYFVDMDDSVPQKIVVHKDTARGIHFRRAGPRQKVYFESDEVHACIVTCGGLCPGLNTVIRELVCGLYHMYGVKRVLGIDGGYRGFYARNTIPLTPKVVNDIHKRGGTILGTSRGGHDTTKIVDSIQDRGINQVYIIGGDGTQKGASVIFEEVRRRGLKVAVVGIPKTIDNDIPVIDRSFGFDTAVEEAQRAINAAHVEAESIENGIGFVKLMGRYSGFIAMHATLASRDVDCCLIPESPFYLEGDGGLFEFIEKRLKENGHMVIVMAEGAGQELLSESMNSMAKQDASGNKLLQDVGLWMAQRIKDYFSKEKMMTINLKYIDPTYMIRAIPGNASDNVYCTVLAQSAVHGAMAGFTGYTSGLVNGRQTYIPFYRITERQHQVVITDRMWARLLSSTNQPSFLKANDVINARKEEEPPTQLLDDGRCLDNNVLDKEISHV; this comes from the exons ATGGACAAAACTTCAATCTCGTCTTTGAATTCGCATTTTCTCAATCCATCCGTACGTGGTATTTCCAGGAAATATAGTGCTGTCAGTTTCACTTCTTCAGGTTCTAGATCGGTGCCTGGTTCGAGAATCGGATCTCCAACTCGTGCGATGGCTTCAACTAACATCAACCCCTCCGATATGAAGATCGTCACCGGTGAAGCTGGTTATGTTCTTGAAGATGTTCCTCATTTGCGGGATTATATACCTGATCTTCCT ACCTATCCTAATCCGCTGCAACACAATCCTGCATACTCAGTTGTTAA GCAGTACTTTGTCGACATGGATGACTCTGTTCCGCAAAAA ATTGTCGTGCACAAGGATACCGCAAGAGGCATACATTTCCGACGTGCTGGACCCCGTCAAAAG GTTTATTTTGAGTCAGATGAAGTCCATGCTTGTATTGTGACATGTGGAGGTTTATGCCCTGGACTCAATACAGTTATCAGAGAACTTGTGTGTGGCTTATACCACATGTATGGCGTGAAGAGAGTCCTTGGAATAGAT GGAGGATACAGAGGCTTTTATGCTCGAAATACAATTCCTTTGACCCCGAAGGTTGTCAATGATATCCATAAACGTGGTGGAACCATCTTGGGGACATCCCGTGGTGGCCATGATACCACAAAGATAGTTGACAGCATTCAAGATCGAGGAATCAATCAG GTTTATATAATTGGAGGAGATGGAACACAGAAAGGGGCATCTGTGATTTTTGAG GAAGTCAGGAGACGCGGTCTTAAAGTTGCGGTTGTTGGGATCCCGAAGACCATCGATAATGACATTCCA GTAATTGACAGGTCATTCGGCTTCGACACTGCAGTAGAGGAGGCTCAGCGTGCTATCAATGCAGCACATGTGGAAGCTGAAAGTATTGAGAATGGTATTGGGTTTGTAAAGTTGATGGGTCGCTACAGTG GTTTTATTGCGATGCATGCTACTCTTGCAAGCAGAGATGTGGATTGTTGTTTGATTCCTGAATCGCCCTTTTACCTCGAAGGGGATGGTGGACTTTTTGAATTCATTGAGAAGCGGCTCAAAGAAAATGGGCACATGGTTATTGTGATGGCTGAAGGTGCTGGGCAGGAGCTGTTGTCTGAGAGCATGAATTCAATGGCCAAGCAAGATGCTTCAGGAAACAAACTACTTCAAGATGTTGGGCTGTGGATGGCACAGAGGATCAAG gattatttttcaaaagaaaaaatgatgaCCATAAATCTCAAATACATTG ATCCAACATACATGATTCGTGCAATTCCAGGCAATGCATCTGACAATGTATATTGCACAGTTCTTGCTCAGAGTGCTGTGCATGGAGCTATGGCAGGTTTTACCGGCTATACTAGTGGTCTTGTCAATGGCAGGCAGACTTATATACCATTTTAT AGAATCACAGAGAGACAGCATCAAGTGGTGATCACTGATAGGATGTGGGCTAGGCTTCTGTCTTCGACCAATCAGCCAAGCTTTCTGAAGGCAAACGATGTGATCAATGCCAGGAAAGAGGAAGAACCACCAACTCAATTGTTGGACGATGGACGTTGTTTAGACAACAATGTGCTTGACAAAGAGATTAGCCATGTCTGA
- the LOC119996637 gene encoding nudix hydrolase 8-like, whose protein sequence is MVVMPTVASNGRSRGFCCQPLLYRGPRNSWGFPKKLILSRTLISSPSLSIQSGGNLKQFVSPNVSSQSLAIELLDAWDDEYNGVVVDTNSLPSSANAFASALQASLCNWKLKGKKGIWLKILEDQADLVPIAIQEGFRYHHAEPGYVMLTCWIPAEPCMLPASPSHQIGVGGFVINDKREVLVVKEKCSCSCSGVWKLPTGYINKSEDIFSGVVREVKEETGVDTIFLEMVAFRHVHQVALDKSDLLFVCMLKPLSFEITIDEEEIQAAKWMPLDEFIGQKFYEDDPMSERVIDVCIAAYQEHYNGFTAHQLVSKFDGKMCYLYYDSTNNV, encoded by the exons ATGGTGGTGATGCCAACGGTAGCAAGTAATGGGCGATCGCGAGGATTTTGTTGCCAGCCTCTTCTCTACAGAGGGCCGAGAAATTCATGGG GGTTTCCGAAGAAATTGATTTTGTCAAGAACATTGATTTCTTCGCCATCGTTGTCGATCCAGAGCGGAGGTAATTTGAAGCAGTTTGTGTCTCCAAATGTGTCATCACAGAGCCTGGCAATTGAACTTCTTGATGCATGGGATGATGAGTATAATGGGGTGGTGGTTGATACCAACAGCTTGCCATCTAGTGCTAATGCTTTTGCATCTGCTCTTCAGGCTTCTCTGTGCAACTGGAAGTTGAAG GGGAAGAAGGGGATATGGCTAAAGATACTAGAAGACCAAGCTGATCTTGTCCCAATTGCAATTCAG GAGGGTTTTCGTTACCACCATGCGGAACCCGGATATGTGATGCTAACGTGCTGGATTCCTGCTGAGCCTTGCATGCTTCCTGCAAGTCCTTCTCATCAAATTGGTGTGGGAGGATTTGTTATCAATGACAAAAGAGAG GTACTAGTTGTGAAAGAAAAATGTTCTTGCAGTTGCTCTGGTGTTTGGAAATTGCCTACTGGATATATTAACAag TCTGAAGATATATTCTCAGGAGTCGTAAGAGAAGTGAAAGAAGAAACTGGT GTTGACACAATTTTCCTGGAAATGGTTGCTTTCAG GCATGTACATCAGGTGGCTCTGGATAAATCGGATTTGCTCTTTGTGTGCATGCTTAAGCCATTATCTTTTGAGATCACCATTGATGAGGAGGAAATTCAAGCTGCTAAG tGGATGCCTCTGGATGAATTTAttggacaaaaattttatgaagaCGATCCAATGTCGGAAAGGGTCATCGATGTTTGTATTGCAGCATATCAAGAACATTACAATGGCTTCACTGCTCATCAGCTGGTCTCAAAATTTGATGGGAAAATGTGTTACTTGTACTATGATTCTACAAACAATGTTTAA
- the LOC119996405 gene encoding NAC domain-containing protein 75 — MNKSSNNIGRSISSSDLIDAKLEEHQICGSKQCPGCGHKLEGKPDWLGLPAGVKFDPTDQELIEHLEAKVEGKDTKSHPLIDEFIPTIEGEDGICYTHPEKLPGVTRDGLSRHFFHRPSKAYTTGTRKRRKIQTECDLQGGETRWHKTGKTRPVMLNGKQKGCKKILVLYTNFGKNRKPEKTNWVMHQYHLGKHEEEKEGELVVSKIFYQTQPRQCNWTTAAVDRSTTTATTGEGSSTDHQPNSTSRRDSGSGSSSSKEINVSLRDHEISATGAAAAISSFGSALDHLSQLKAHDHFSFLPFRKNFDEVGNIGDASTARDQPTSVPVTCAVEFGENQQRQLHHHHQQQQHHQNMATAAFHISRPSHPISTTVSPPPLHHTSIILNEDPYHISRFMLPNDHFQQQQQHHHKLVGRSASGLEELIMGCTSTDIKEESSINPANAQQEAEWLKYSSFWPVDPDNQDHHG, encoded by the exons ATGAATAAGAGTAGTAATAATATAGGAAGGTCAATCAGCAGCTCTGATCTTATTGATGCAAAGCTTGAAGAGCATCAGATATGTGGATCCAAGCAGTGTCCAGGTTGTGGtcacaaacttgaaggcaagccG GACTGGTTAGGACTACCAGCCGGAGTCAAATTTGATCCAACAGACCAAGAATTGATTGAACATTTAGAAGCAAAAGTAGAAGGCAAAGACACCAAATCACATCCTTTGATAGATGAATTCATTCCTACTATTGAAGGTGAAGATGGGATTTGTTACACCCATCCAGAGAAACTTCCAG GAGTGACAAGAGATGGGCTGAGCAGGCACTTCTTCCACAGACCATCCAAAGCATACACAACTGGaacaagaaagagaagaaaaatccaAACAGAATGTGACTTACAAGGTGGAGAGACAAGATGGCATAAAACAGGCAAAACAAGGCCAGTCATGCTCAATGGGAAACAAAAAGGGTGCAAGAAAATCTTGGTACTCTACACAAACTTTGGTAAGAATCGAAAACCCGAAAAGACGAACTGGGTGATGCACCAATACCATCTAGGGAAACATGAGGAAGAGAAGGAAGGTGAGCTTGTGGTGTCCAAAATATTCTATCAGACTCAACCAAGGCAATGTAATTGGACTACTGCTGCTGTTGATAGGAGTACTACTACCGCTACTACTGGTGAAGGAAGTAGTACTGATCATCAACCTAATAGTACTAGTAGAAGAGATAGTGGTAGTGGTAGCTCATCTTCTAAAGAGATTAATGTCTCACTTAGAGATCATGAAATATCTGCAACTGGTGCTGCTGCTGCAATATCAAGTTTTGGTTCTGCCTTGGATCATTTGTCACAGTTGAAAGCTCATGACCATTTCAGCTTTCTCCCATTCAGGAAAAACTTCGATGAG GTGGGGAATATAGGAGATGCTTCAACAGCAAGGGATCAACCCACTTCGGTGCCTGTCACGTGCGCCGTCGAGTTTGGGGAGAATCAACAGAGgcaacttcatcatcatcatcaacaacaacaacatcatcAGAATATGGCAACTGCTGCCTTTCACATAAGCAGGCCTTCACATCCCATCTCCACCACTGTCTCTCCTCCTCCACTGCATCACACTTCCATAATTCTCAATGAAGACCCTTACCATATCTCCAGGTTCATGCTTCCAAATGATCATTTCCag caacagcaacaacatCATCATAAACTAGTAGGAAGGTCTGCGTCAGGTTTGGAGGAGCTCATCATGGGTTGCACTTCAACAGACATCAAAGAA GAATCATCAATCAATCCAGCAAACGCACAACAAGAGGCAGAATGGTTGAAGTACTCGTCCTTCTGGCCTGTTGATCCTGACAACCAAGATCATCATGGGTAG
- the LOC119995833 gene encoding leucine-rich repeat extensin-like protein 4 encodes MEKIWVLLGFFFLHIIPIRASAFGVGAGIGVGIGNAGGGGGGGVWIGGGINTNPNPAGPSSVSKLGNAYTALQAWKSAITDDPLRVLDTWVGTDVCAYRGVFCGVNGDEIGAQSGAVVVGIDLNHANLQGVLVKELSLLTDMTLLHLNSNRFSGTIPNSFKVLSSLEELDLSNNIFSGSFPTVTLYIPNLVYLDLRFNYFSGAIPDDLFNKRLDAIFLNNNQFEGQIPQNLGNSPASVINFANNKFSGSIPISMGFGSSKLKEILFLNNQLSGCIPEGVGLFTDMQVLDVSYNTLTGHLPDTISCMEQVEVLDLGHNKLSGVLEDLVCSLKSLMNLTVSYNFFSGFSQECAGLSLRNVGFDFSGNCIPGRGMQRPQPECTATPGGGLSCLRIPPVQPLVCGTLGELLGNNENP; translated from the coding sequence ATGGAGAAGATTTGGGTTCTGctgggttttttctttttgcataTAATTCCAATAAGAGCCTCTGCTTTTGGTGTAGGAGCTGGAATTGGCGTTGGGATTGGCAAtgcaggtggtggtggtggaggtggtgtgtgGATTGGTGGAGGAATCAACACTAATCCAAACCCAGCTGGGCCTTCTTCAGTTTCAAAGCTTGGTAATGCTTACACTGCTCTTCAGGCGTGGAAATCTGCTATTACAGATGACCCATTGAGGGTTTTGGACACTTGGGTTGGCACTGATGTCTGTGCTTACAGAGGAGTGTTTTGTGGTGTCAATGGAGATGAAATTGGGGCACAATCTGGAGCAGTTGTTGTAGGAATAGATCTGAACCATGCGAATCTACAAGGCGTTCTTGTCAAGGAACTCTCTTTGCTTACAGACATGACTCTTCTTCATCTCAATAGCAACAGATTTTCAGGCACAATTCCCAACTCTTTCAAGGTCCTCTCATCTCTAGAGGAACTAGACCTCAGTAACAACATTTTTTCTGGTTCTTTCCCTACAGTCACTCTCTACATTCCAAATCTAGTTTACTTGGACCTCAGATTCAATTACTTCTCTGGAGCCATACCTGATGATCTCTTCAACAAGAGGCTTGATGCAATCTTTCTCAACAACAACCAATTTGAAGGCCAAATCCCACAAAATTTGGGGAATTCACCTGCTTCTGTGATTAATTTTGCTAATAACAAGTTCAGTGGGAGCATCCCAATTAGTATGGGCTTTGGTAGTTCTAAATTGAAGGAGATTTTGTTTCTTAATAACCAGTTGAGTGGTTGCATACCTGAAGGAGTTGGGCTCTTCACAGATATGCAAGTTTTGGATGTAAGCTACAATACACTGACAGGTCATTTGCCAGACACAATTTCTTGTATGGAACAGGTTGAGGTTCTGGATTTGGGACACAACAAGCTATCTGGGGTTCTGGAAGACCTGGTTTGTTCTCTGAAAAGCCTTATGAATCTGACTGTTTCCTACAATTTCTTTTCTGGGTTTAGTCAGGAATGTGCGGGGTTGTCTCTTAGGAATGTGGGTTTTGATTTCTCAGGGAATTGCATTCCTGGGAGGGGTATGCAGAGACCCCAACCAGAGTGTACTGCCACACCAGGAGGTGGATTGAGTTGCCTTAGAATCCCTCCTGTTCAGCCTCTTGTTTGTGGGACATTAGGAGAGTTGTTAGGGAATAATGAGAACCCctga
- the LOC119995834 gene encoding acid phosphatase 1 has translation MSSNQFLLLSLLFTLISSVISQSIIRFPSDRKIQADDDPLYCDSWRVSVETNNAGSWSVIPSGCVNFVKEYMKGSHYLSDSKVVACESLAFAKSLNITGDGKDAWVFDVDETLLSNLPYYEDHGFGSEIFDEGSFDDWVDLAKAPALPASLNLYKELKNLGFTLFVLTGRSEYQRNATSKNLLFSGYSDWEKLILRGPSDQGVPATVYKSQKRKQLVDDGYRIRGNSGDQWSDLLGFAVAKRSFKLPNPMYYIA, from the exons atgtcttCCAATCAGTTTCTTCTCCTTTCACTCCTTTTTACTCTCATCTCTTCCGTCATTTCCCAATCTATAATCCGATTCCCCAGCGACCGAAAAATCCAGGCCGATGATGATCCTCTCTACTGCGACAGCTGGCGCGTATCTGTGGAGACCAACAACGCCGGATCCTGGTCCGTAATCCCATCGGGGTGTGTAAACTTTGTCAAGGAGTATATGAAGGGCAGCCACTACCTCTCAGATTCCAAGGTCGTCGCATGCGAATCGCTAGCTTTCGCCAAGTCCTTGAATATCACCGGCGATGGCAAAGACGCTTGGGTCTTCGATGTCGATGAAACTCTGCTCTCCAATCTTCCTTACTACGAGGACCATGGATTCGG ATCAGAAATCTTTGATGAAGGTTCTTTTGATGATTGGGTGGATTTGGCTAAGGCTCCTGCTTTACCAGCAAGTTTAAATTTGTACAAGGAGCTCAAGAACCTGGGTTTCACTCTATTTGTGCTAACAGGGCGCAGTGAATATCAAAGAAATGCTACTAGTAAAAATCTTCTTTTTTCCGGCTATTCTGACTGGGAAAAACTTATCTTGAG GGGACCTTCAGACCAAGGCGTACCAGCAACTGTCTACAAATCTCAGAAGAGAAAGCAGCTAGTTGACGATGGTTATAGGATTCGCGGGAACTCAGGAGATCAATGGAGTGATTTGTTGGGCTTTGCAGTAGCAAAACGGTCCTTCAAACTCCCAAATCCAATGTATTACATTGCTTAG
- the LOC119995835 gene encoding profilin-4-like, whose protein sequence is MSWQTYVDDHLMCDIDGLGQHLSAAAIVGLDGSVWAQSSTFPPQIKPEEITGIMKDFDEPGHLAPTGLHLGGTKYMVIQGEPGAVIRGKKGSGGVTIKKTSQALVFGMYEEPVTAGQCNMIVESLGDYLVDQGL, encoded by the exons atgtcGTGGCAAACTTACGTGGACGATCACTTGATGTGCGACATTGATGGCCTGGGCCAGCATCTTAGCGCCGCTGCCATCGTCGGCCTTGACGGAAGCGTCTGGGCCCAGAGCTCTACTTTCCCTCCTCAG ATCAAGCCTGAAGAGATCACTGGCATCATGAAAGATTTTGATGAACCAGGGCACCTTGCCCCCACAGGCTTACACTTGGGAGGCACCAAGTACATGGTGATCCAAGGAGAGCCTGGCGCTGTCATACGTGGAAAGAAG GGATCTGGAGGAGTTACCATAAAGAAGACTAGTCAAGCTCTAGTGTTCGGTATGTACGAGGAGCCTGTAACTGCAGGTCAGTGCAACATGATTGTTGAAAGTTTGGGAGATTACCTCGTTGATCAGGGACTGTAG